In Nerophis lumbriciformis linkage group LG04, RoL_Nlum_v2.1, whole genome shotgun sequence, a single window of DNA contains:
- the LOC133601172 gene encoding transmembrane protein 276-like, translating into MASYVWLSISVNLTLCFSALFSSYKLFKDHRAPSVGLFLVGLSAGLCVFPSTPIQKDAEWVGEILAPSLLAFHLMWLSEDHSTACMLLIGSCLLLGLRDSLSADTLVVLSRCLGLASLSCSLMVCLFAGNPTGALTSVALSLPVLLVPTFGRDSFGSLVSLTANEVVIRLLLKGSMSVGCWVSTHSLHRFLMDVTDRYHLHI; encoded by the exons ATGGCGTCCTATGTGTGGCTATCGATATCAGTCAACCTAACGTTGTGTTTCTCAGCTCTTTTCTCCTCGTACAAACTCTTTAAG gaCCACCGAGCTCCCTCAGTAGGACTCTTCCTAGTTGGACTCTCTGCAGGACTTTGTGTGTTTCCTTCCACACCCATCCAGAAAGATGCAGAATGGGTCGGAGAGATTCTGGCACCATCCCTGCTTGCCTTCCACCTCATGTGGCTCAGTGAGGACCACAGCACAGCATGCATGCTCCTGATTGGCTCCTGCCTGCTGCTGGGACTGCGTGACAGTCTCTCAGCAGACACATTGGTGGTACTGAGTCGCTGCCTGGGCCTAGCAAGCTTATCCTGCAGCCTCATGGTGTGTCTGTTCGCTGGAAACCCCACCGGGGCCCTGACCAGCGTGGCTCTCAGTTTGCCCGTGCTTTTGGTTCCTACTTTTGGGAGAGACTCCTTCGGATCCCTCGTCTCCCTGACGGCCAATGAGGTAGTGATTAGGTTGCTGTTGAAAGGGTCCATGTCTGTAGGTTGTTGGGTATCCACACATTCCCTGCACAGGTTTCTGATGGACGTGACTGACCGATATCATTTACACATCTag
- the cep72 gene encoding centrosomal protein of 72 kDa isoform X3, which yields MALMTLTEEWIRKKLRLKHPRLGDVRSLRLPGSYKLKIRSLGKALSNFERLKTLDLSHNALTSIEGLKHLKNLQSLNLYYNCIPSLEEVKVLFELPVLRVLDLRLNPVANEHRYHPILVHAITSLRMLDACVVTHTERRAVRLLLSHDPYPRRKRSFVNQKSRDRTMAFVERRSQRLANLTDEDDMVLPSPPRQPSPKEVPSVLNDCGSSVPHRLDRNQIIHPPKVSSSSLNLTGDDGSYREPLENLLDVMVKHWVGQKSLQIDSNFLIHIVQIFSMMENHICKRDSQVKALRNEVDTLCFCAATQETEHKSDTCRLNSQLDELNQQLWSVLESNSDLQKELIKVEREYLQYLTEHPPDCQIEVEELKKELEELRGKMHSSGLPGSEQECD from the exons ATGGCTTTGATGACTCTAACCGAAGAGTGGATTCGGAAAAAATTGCGCCTAAAACATCCACGCCTTG GAGATGTCCGTTCACTGCGTTTGCCTGGGTCATACAAACTGAAAATCAGATCTCTGGGAAAAGCACTGAGTAACTTTGAACGACTAAAAACTCTGGATCTGTCACATAACGCCCTTACCTCTATTGAA GGTCTGAAACACCTGAAAAATTTGCAGAGCCTAAATCTGTACTACAACTGCATACCTTCGCTGGAAGAGGTAAAAGTTCTCTTTGAGTTGCCGGTTTTAAGAGTGCTTGATTTGAGGCTCAATCCCGTGGCCAATGAGCACCGATACCATCCTATTTTGGTGCACGCCATAACCAGCTTACGCATGTTAG ACGCTTGTGTAGTCACACACACTGAGCGGAGGGCTGTCAGATTGCTATTATCTCATGATCCTTATCCTCGGCGAAAGAGATCTTTTGTCAACCAGAAAAG TCGTGATAGGACAATGGCCTTCGTGGAGCGTCGCAGTCAGAGGCTTGCCAACCTGACGGACGAAGATGATATGGTGTTACCCTCACCTCCACGGCAGCCAA GTCCAAAAGAAGTTCCAAGTGTGTTGAATGACTGCGGGTCGTCTGTTCCCCATCGTCTTGACAGAAACCAGATTATACATCCTCCAAAAGTGTCCTCCTCCAGCTTGAACTTGACAGGAGATGAT GGTAGTTACAGGGAGCCCTTGGAGAACCTGCTGGACGTCATGGTCAAACACTGGGTGGGACAGAAATCTCTGCAAATTGACAGCAACTTCCTGA TTCATATTGTACAGATCTTCTCCATGATGGAAAACCATATCTGCAAGCGGGACAGTCAGGTTAAGGCCTTAAGAAACGAAGTCGACACGCTGTGTTTTTGTGCCGCCACTCAAGAGACCGAACACAAATCTGACACGTGCAGGTTGAACTCTCAACTG GACGAGCTCAACCAACAGCTGTGGTCGGtcttggagagcaacagcgaCCTCCAAAAAGAGCTGATCAAGGTAGAGCGTGAATATCTCCAGTATCTGACCGAGCACCCGCCAG ACTGTCAGATAGAAGTGGAAGAGCTGAAGAAAGAGCTGGAAGAGCTGAGGGGAAAAATGCACTCTTCAG GTCTGCCTGGAAGTGAGCAGGAATGTGATTAA
- the cep72 gene encoding centrosomal protein of 72 kDa isoform X1, with protein sequence MTTPRTGRQSNHRAHIETGSHSRRHRVGTEPTRGTASEGDVRSLRLPGSYKLKIRSLGKALSNFERLKTLDLSHNALTSIEGLKHLKNLQSLNLYYNCIPSLEEVKVLFELPVLRVLDLRLNPVANEHRYHPILVHAITSLRMLDACVVTHTERRAVRLLLSHDPYPRRKRSFVNQKSRDRTMAFVERRSQRLANLTDEDDMVLPSPPRQPSPKEVPSVLNDCGSSVPHRLDRNQIIHPPKVSSSSLNLTGDDGSYREPLENLLDVMVKHWVGQKSLQIDSNFLIHIVQIFSMMENHICKRDSQVKALRNEVDTLCFCAATQETEHKSDTCRLNSQLDELNQQLWSVLESNSDLQKELIKVEREYLQYLTEHPPDCQIEVEELKKELEELRGKMHSSGLPGSEQECD encoded by the exons ATGACAACACCCCGAACTGGTCGCCAGTCTAACCACAGGGCACATATCGAGACCGGCAGCCACTCGCGCCGTCACCGAGTGGGGACTGAACCCACCCGCGGTACTGCAAGTGAAG GAGATGTCCGTTCACTGCGTTTGCCTGGGTCATACAAACTGAAAATCAGATCTCTGGGAAAAGCACTGAGTAACTTTGAACGACTAAAAACTCTGGATCTGTCACATAACGCCCTTACCTCTATTGAA GGTCTGAAACACCTGAAAAATTTGCAGAGCCTAAATCTGTACTACAACTGCATACCTTCGCTGGAAGAGGTAAAAGTTCTCTTTGAGTTGCCGGTTTTAAGAGTGCTTGATTTGAGGCTCAATCCCGTGGCCAATGAGCACCGATACCATCCTATTTTGGTGCACGCCATAACCAGCTTACGCATGTTAG ACGCTTGTGTAGTCACACACACTGAGCGGAGGGCTGTCAGATTGCTATTATCTCATGATCCTTATCCTCGGCGAAAGAGATCTTTTGTCAACCAGAAAAG TCGTGATAGGACAATGGCCTTCGTGGAGCGTCGCAGTCAGAGGCTTGCCAACCTGACGGACGAAGATGATATGGTGTTACCCTCACCTCCACGGCAGCCAA GTCCAAAAGAAGTTCCAAGTGTGTTGAATGACTGCGGGTCGTCTGTTCCCCATCGTCTTGACAGAAACCAGATTATACATCCTCCAAAAGTGTCCTCCTCCAGCTTGAACTTGACAGGAGATGAT GGTAGTTACAGGGAGCCCTTGGAGAACCTGCTGGACGTCATGGTCAAACACTGGGTGGGACAGAAATCTCTGCAAATTGACAGCAACTTCCTGA TTCATATTGTACAGATCTTCTCCATGATGGAAAACCATATCTGCAAGCGGGACAGTCAGGTTAAGGCCTTAAGAAACGAAGTCGACACGCTGTGTTTTTGTGCCGCCACTCAAGAGACCGAACACAAATCTGACACGTGCAGGTTGAACTCTCAACTG GACGAGCTCAACCAACAGCTGTGGTCGGtcttggagagcaacagcgaCCTCCAAAAAGAGCTGATCAAGGTAGAGCGTGAATATCTCCAGTATCTGACCGAGCACCCGCCAG ACTGTCAGATAGAAGTGGAAGAGCTGAAGAAAGAGCTGGAAGAGCTGAGGGGAAAAATGCACTCTTCAG GTCTGCCTGGAAGTGAGCAGGAATGTGATTAA
- the cep72 gene encoding centrosomal protein of 72 kDa isoform X2: protein MTTPRTGRQSNHRAHIETGSHSRRHRVGTEPTRGDVRSLRLPGSYKLKIRSLGKALSNFERLKTLDLSHNALTSIEGLKHLKNLQSLNLYYNCIPSLEEVKVLFELPVLRVLDLRLNPVANEHRYHPILVHAITSLRMLDACVVTHTERRAVRLLLSHDPYPRRKRSFVNQKSRDRTMAFVERRSQRLANLTDEDDMVLPSPPRQPSPKEVPSVLNDCGSSVPHRLDRNQIIHPPKVSSSSLNLTGDDGSYREPLENLLDVMVKHWVGQKSLQIDSNFLIHIVQIFSMMENHICKRDSQVKALRNEVDTLCFCAATQETEHKSDTCRLNSQLDELNQQLWSVLESNSDLQKELIKVEREYLQYLTEHPPDCQIEVEELKKELEELRGKMHSSGLPGSEQECD, encoded by the exons ATGACAACACCCCGAACTGGTCGCCAGTCTAACCACAGGGCACATATCGAGACCGGCAGCCACTCGCGCCGTCACCGAGTGGGGACTGAACCCACCCGCG GAGATGTCCGTTCACTGCGTTTGCCTGGGTCATACAAACTGAAAATCAGATCTCTGGGAAAAGCACTGAGTAACTTTGAACGACTAAAAACTCTGGATCTGTCACATAACGCCCTTACCTCTATTGAA GGTCTGAAACACCTGAAAAATTTGCAGAGCCTAAATCTGTACTACAACTGCATACCTTCGCTGGAAGAGGTAAAAGTTCTCTTTGAGTTGCCGGTTTTAAGAGTGCTTGATTTGAGGCTCAATCCCGTGGCCAATGAGCACCGATACCATCCTATTTTGGTGCACGCCATAACCAGCTTACGCATGTTAG ACGCTTGTGTAGTCACACACACTGAGCGGAGGGCTGTCAGATTGCTATTATCTCATGATCCTTATCCTCGGCGAAAGAGATCTTTTGTCAACCAGAAAAG TCGTGATAGGACAATGGCCTTCGTGGAGCGTCGCAGTCAGAGGCTTGCCAACCTGACGGACGAAGATGATATGGTGTTACCCTCACCTCCACGGCAGCCAA GTCCAAAAGAAGTTCCAAGTGTGTTGAATGACTGCGGGTCGTCTGTTCCCCATCGTCTTGACAGAAACCAGATTATACATCCTCCAAAAGTGTCCTCCTCCAGCTTGAACTTGACAGGAGATGAT GGTAGTTACAGGGAGCCCTTGGAGAACCTGCTGGACGTCATGGTCAAACACTGGGTGGGACAGAAATCTCTGCAAATTGACAGCAACTTCCTGA TTCATATTGTACAGATCTTCTCCATGATGGAAAACCATATCTGCAAGCGGGACAGTCAGGTTAAGGCCTTAAGAAACGAAGTCGACACGCTGTGTTTTTGTGCCGCCACTCAAGAGACCGAACACAAATCTGACACGTGCAGGTTGAACTCTCAACTG GACGAGCTCAACCAACAGCTGTGGTCGGtcttggagagcaacagcgaCCTCCAAAAAGAGCTGATCAAGGTAGAGCGTGAATATCTCCAGTATCTGACCGAGCACCCGCCAG ACTGTCAGATAGAAGTGGAAGAGCTGAAGAAAGAGCTGGAAGAGCTGAGGGGAAAAATGCACTCTTCAG GTCTGCCTGGAAGTGAGCAGGAATGTGATTAA